The Pseudomonas cavernicola DNA segment CGTTGCTCTCCATCTGCGCACAGGTCATGAAGCCTTTGCCGTCCACTTCGCCGTCCGAGTCGAAGCTGACGTAATAGGCCTGCTGATGGCCATCCTTATCCAGAATGTAGTTGTTGCAAGTGCCGGGGCTCTCGGTGCGCCGCAGTTCTGTTGAGGGTGTGCCACCGATAGTCAGAACCTGAGCCTTGGTCATGCCTTTCTCGACATTTTTCGGTAACGGCTCGTTGTGGTAGGTCAGGTAATCGGTCGGGTTCTCCAGCTTGCTGGAGCAACCCGCCACTGCAGCCAGTACACAAAAAGCCACGAGGGTTTGCTTGTACATGGTGTCGTTCCTTGTGGTTAGCCTTTAAGGCTTGCTTGATTTGGAGTCGAAAGTACTTGGCTAGTTCGCCTGCGTTGCCCGGTAGGCCTGGGATGCGGGTGGCTAACACCTGCTTCAGAGTTTGATAAGTCGTGGCAATGCCATTAACCCTATGCCGATCGCCAACAGCCAGTACAGGTCGGTAACGAAATAGCTGTAGCCCATCAAGGCGATGCCGGCGATCAGGTGATCCTGCTTCTTTCCATAGATGAAATAACCCAGCCCAATCGAGCCAAATACAACGCCGCCCAGCAGTGACGCGGAACTGTCCAAAAACACCTCGTGCGCAGGCCGCCTAGGGGGGGGTGCCGTCAGCCCAAATTGGCCCTTTTGAGTGTAGGCGTGACGCCGGCAACATGAGGTTACGTCGCGCACGTTATGGCGTGCACGGCGCAATGCTCGTTTGGTTGTGTTTGCTAAAGTTGTGACTTGGGTAACCCGGCCGTTGAGAAAGGTAGCGAGCGACGCCAGGGCCGCACCCGTTCCCTACGGGTAGCGGCATTCCCCACATCCATGTGGGTCACAAGGTGCGACGCAGCAAAGCGGAGTAACAGCCGAAGGCTGGCCCGCAGGGCGAGCGTGGCGAGTTAATCCGTCGGAAAAGCACAGTTCACGTGCTGTAAATGAGCATTTTTAGGCTGACTTCAGCGCTGCATAGCGCGCGAAGCCCGCAGCAGTTTTTCAATGGCTTGCTAAGGCTGACGGCTGTGACAAGGCCTGGCATTGCGCTTGTTTAGTCGGTACGCCGCTCGTGCGAAAGAGACCGAGCGCTATATGGAGCTTGAAATAATGTACACGCAGCGCCTT contains these protein-coding regions:
- the osmE gene encoding osmotically-inducible lipoprotein OsmE is translated as MYKQTLVAFCVLAAVAGCSSKLENPTDYLTYHNEPLPKNVEKGMTKAQVLTIGGTPSTELRRTESPGTCNNYILDKDGHQQAYYVSFDSDGEVDGKGFMTCAQMESNERVSKRPVHEGGY